In one Silene latifolia isolate original U9 population chromosome 10, ASM4854445v1, whole genome shotgun sequence genomic region, the following are encoded:
- the LOC141606062 gene encoding putative chloride channel-like protein CLC-g yields the protein MSTQMQNGGDEEVLIEPLLSLTRNQLSFQSNTTSQLALVGANICPIESLDYEIIENDFFKQDWRSREKPQIYQYIFMKWAFVFLIGLIVSLIGFFNNLAVENIAGKKFVITSRLMLENKHWTAFLVFTSYNLGLTLFASLITALIAPAAAGSGIPEVKAYLNGVDAPEILSVKTLIVKIIGSITAVSSSLLIGKAGPMVHTASCIAALLGQGGSKKYRLTWKWLHFFKNDRDRRDLVTCGTAAGIAAAFRAPVGGVLFALEEMTSWWRGALLWRAFFSTVIVAIMLRGFMDFCYKGNCGLFGTGGLIMFNVTSEDFVYHLSDVPVVLVIGVVGGCLAALYNSILEKVLRIYTIINQKGIIYQILLACLLSLFTSCLLFGLPWLATCQPCPSGSKEACPTIGRSGNFKKFQCAPSHYNDLASLIFNTNDDAIRNLFRHSTDTEFHGVTMLIFFVTCFFLSIISYGLVVPSGLFVPVIVTGASYGRYVGMLLDSYTSLNHGLFAVLGAAAFLGGSMRMTVSLCVILLEITNNLLLLPLIMLVLLISKTVADCFNCNIYDVMMKMKGFPYLEAQVEPYMRLLTVADVVTGPLRSFHGIEKVGNIVHVLRSSRHNGFPVFDEQEHSEQPVLFGLILRAHLIVLLKKKAFFFTPVRTDAEAFDQFSSVDFAKGGSGVADDIDDIKLTDEEMEMFVDLHPFSNASPYTVVETMSLAKALILFRQVGLRHMLVIPKTPDRPPVVGMLTRHDFMAEHILNLYPSLVQRKWKRLRFPFPPLSKFL from the exons ATGTCAACCCAAATGCAAAATGGAGGAGATGAAGAAGTGCTTATTGAACCATTATTGTCTCTTACTAGAAACCAATTATCTTTTCAAAGCAATACTACTTCTCAACTTGCTCTTGTTGGTGCCAACATTTGTCCTATTGAAAGTCTTGATTATGA AATTATCGAGAATGATTTCTTCAAGCAAGATTGGAGGAGTAGGGAGAAGCCTCAGATATACCAGTACATATTTATGAAGTGGGCATTTGTTTTTCTTATTGGGTTGATTGTTAGCTTGATTGGGTTCTTCAATAATTTGGCAGTTGAGAACATTGCTGGCAAGAAATTCGTTATCACTTCCAGACTAATGCTAGAAAACAA GCACTGGACAGCATTTTTGGTTTTCACAAGTTATAATTTGGGGTTAACTCTATTTGCTTCCCTTATTACTGCGCTTATAGCGCCAGCGGCTGCTGGATCAGGTATACCAGAAGTGAAAGCGTACTTGAATGGTGTGGATGCACCTGAGATTCTTTCAGTCAAGACTTTGATAGTTAAG ATTATTGGTAGCATAACGGCAGTGTCGTCTTCCCTTCTGATTGGAAAAGCGGGGCCTATGGTGCACACTGCTTCATGTATTGCTGCATTGTTAGGTCAGGGGGGATCAAAGAAGTATCGTTTGACGTGGAAATGGCTGCACTTTTTCAAAAATGACCGAGATAGGAGAGATCTTGTAACATGTGGAACAGCCGCGGGAATTGCTGCCGCTTTCCGTGCTCCAGTTGGTGGTGTATTGTTTGCTTTGGAAGAAATGACTTCTTG GTGGAGAGGTGCACTCTTATGGAGAGCTTTCTTTTCAACAGTAATTGTGGCTATCATGCTTCGTGGTTTTATGGATTTCTGCTACAAGGGCAACTGTGGACTATTTGGAACAGGTGGTTTAATCATGTTCAATGTCACGTCAGAAGATTTTGTATATCATCTCAGTGATGTCCCTGTAGTGTTGGTCATTGGCGTCGTAGGGGGATGTTTGGCAGCCTTGTACAATTCTATCCTGGAAAAGGTTCTTCGTATTTACACTATAATTAACCA GAAAGGCATCATATATCAGATACTTCTCGCTTGCTTACTCTCTCTATTCACATCATGTCTTCTTTTTGGGCTCCCTTGGCTCGCAACCTGCCAACCTTGTCCAAGTGGCTCTAAAGAAGCATGTCCCACTATAGGCAGATCGGGTAACTTCAAGAAATTTCAGTGTGCTCCTTCCCATTATAATGATCTGGCAAGTTTGATTTTCAACACAAACGATGATGCTATCCGAAACCTTTTTCGACACAGCACGGATACTGAGTTTCATGGAGTAACAATGCTCATCTTTTTTGTGACTTGTTTTTTCCTTAGTATTATAAGTTACGGGCTCGTGGTCCCATCCGGCCTCTTTGTACCTGTAATTGTTACAGGTGCATCATATGGACGTTATGTTGGGATGCTACTAGATTCATATACCAGTCTTAACCATGGTCTTTTTGCTGTGCTTGGTGCCGCTGCTTTTCTTGGTGGGTCCATGAGAATGACAGTTTCTTTGTGTGTTATCCTCCTAGAGATTACCAACAACCTGTTACTGTTGCCTCTAATTATGCTGGTTTTGCTTATTTCCAAGACAGTAGCAGATTGTTTTAACTGTAATATATATGATGTTATGATGAAGATGAAGGGCTTTCCTTACCTTGAAGCTCAGGTCGAGCCCTACATGCGGCTACTTACGGTAGCCGACGTAGTTACGGGACCACTTCGGTCTTTTCATGGGATTGAGAAGGTGGGAAATATTGTGCATGTTCTCAGGTCGTCACGACACAATGGGTTTCCTGTATTTGATGAGCAAGAACATTCTGAACAGCCAGTTTTGTTTGGTTTAATCCTTCGTGCTCATTTAATTGTGTTGCTGAAGAAGAAAGCTTTCTTTTTTACACCGGTGAGAACTGATGCTGAAGCATTTGACCAATTCTCCTCGGTGGATTTTGCCAAAGGTGGGTCCGGAGTTGCTGATGACATTGATGATATCAAATTGACAGATGAAGAAATGGAGATGTTTGTAGATCTTCACCCATTCAGTAATGCTTCCCCATACACGGTTGTGGAGACGATGTCTTTAGCAAAAGCTCTTATACTTTTCCGACAAGTTGGTCTCAGGCATATGCTCGTTATACCGAAGACACCGGAT AGACCACCGGTGGTAGGGATGTTGACGAGGCATGACTTCATGGCCGAACACATATTGAATTTGTATCCCTCTCTGGTGCAACGAAAGTGGAAAAGGTTGCGATTCCCATTCCCTCCACTCTCAAAATTCTTGTAG